One Streptomyces coeruleorubidus DNA segment encodes these proteins:
- a CDS encoding alpha/beta hydrolase encodes MRKRAAALCGAAVVVAGTFTAVPAEASAPRTAEPVHAAKPRWKNCATEKYPTLQCASLKVPLDHRRPRGQRITLALSRVPHTAKTYQGPLLVNPGGPGGSGLTLAGFVASSLPEKVAAQYDVIGFDPRGVGASGPALDCRPGHFDPVRPDSLPTTPAIEKANLARAKSFAAACAKKYGDLLPYLNTTGAVRDMDAIRQALGAKRINYLGYSYGTYLGAVYAKFFPERVRRLVLDSVVDPTEVWYDANLNQDMAFNDRHRAFMAWVARHDSTYRLGTDPERIETKWYAMRTALAKKPAGGTVGAAELEDTFVPGGYYNGYWPRLAAAFAAYVNDRKPEPLVEAYEDLGAVDASGDNGYSVYASVQCRDADWPRDWRQWREDNWAVYEKAPFMAWNNAWYNAPCAFWPAHSLKPVNIANGKLPPALLFQATGDAATPFEGAVTVHHLLARSSLVVEEGGGNHGITLSGNACLDKHLAAYLSDGTVPRGYGEADAVCAALPDPKPAAAKAASASSKGSTLHGLLGFRG; translated from the coding sequence ATGAGAAAACGCGCAGCCGCGCTGTGCGGCGCCGCCGTCGTCGTGGCCGGTACCTTCACGGCCGTTCCCGCCGAGGCGAGCGCACCGCGCACCGCGGAGCCCGTGCACGCCGCGAAACCCAGATGGAAGAACTGCGCCACCGAGAAGTACCCGACGCTCCAGTGCGCCTCCCTGAAGGTGCCGCTGGACCACCGCAGGCCACGCGGACAGCGGATCACCCTCGCCCTGTCCCGCGTCCCGCACACCGCCAAGACGTACCAGGGCCCGCTCCTGGTCAACCCCGGCGGCCCCGGCGGCAGCGGCCTGACGCTCGCCGGGTTCGTCGCGTCCTCGCTGCCCGAGAAGGTCGCGGCGCAGTACGACGTCATCGGCTTCGACCCGCGCGGCGTGGGCGCGAGCGGGCCCGCGCTGGACTGCCGACCCGGCCACTTCGACCCGGTGCGCCCGGACTCCCTGCCGACCACACCCGCCATCGAGAAGGCGAACCTGGCCCGCGCCAAGTCCTTCGCCGCCGCCTGCGCCAAGAAGTACGGCGATCTGCTGCCGTACCTCAACACGACCGGCGCGGTGCGCGACATGGACGCGATCCGGCAGGCCCTGGGCGCGAAGAGGATCAACTACCTCGGCTACTCGTACGGCACCTACCTGGGCGCGGTCTACGCCAAGTTCTTCCCGGAGCGCGTCCGGCGACTGGTCCTGGACTCGGTCGTCGACCCCACGGAGGTCTGGTACGACGCCAACCTCAACCAGGACATGGCCTTCAACGACCGCCACCGCGCGTTCATGGCCTGGGTCGCCAGGCATGACTCGACATACCGGCTCGGCACCGATCCGGAGCGGATCGAGACCAAGTGGTACGCGATGCGGACGGCCCTCGCGAAAAAGCCGGCGGGCGGCACGGTGGGGGCCGCGGAGCTGGAGGACACCTTCGTCCCGGGCGGCTACTACAACGGCTACTGGCCCCGTCTGGCCGCGGCGTTCGCGGCGTACGTGAACGACAGGAAGCCCGAGCCGCTGGTCGAGGCGTACGAGGACCTCGGTGCGGTCGACGCCTCCGGCGACAACGGCTACAGCGTCTACGCCTCGGTGCAGTGCCGGGACGCCGACTGGCCGCGCGACTGGCGCCAGTGGCGCGAGGACAACTGGGCGGTGTACGAGAAGGCGCCGTTCATGGCCTGGAACAACGCCTGGTACAACGCACCGTGCGCCTTCTGGCCGGCACACTCGCTGAAGCCGGTGAACATCGCCAACGGCAAGCTGCCGCCCGCCCTGCTGTTCCAGGCGACCGGCGACGCGGCCACCCCGTTCGAGGGCGCTGTCACCGTCCACCATCTGCTGGCGCGCTCCAGCCTGGTGGTCGAGGAAGGCGGCGGCAACCACGGCATCACGCTCAGCGGGAACGCCTGCCTGGACAAGCACCTGGCGGCGTATCTGTCCGACGGCACCGTGCCGCGCGGGTACGGCGAGGCGGACGCGGTGTGCGCGGCCCTGCCCGACCCGAAGCCGGCGGCGGCGAAGGCGGCCTCGGCATCATCGAAGGGCTCGACGCTGCACGGCC